A DNA window from Halostella litorea contains the following coding sequences:
- a CDS encoding 7-carboxy-7-deazaguanine synthase QueE translates to MTDSESRRLPVAEQFASVQGEGRYMGTPSIFLRTAGCNFLCGGSRAAADYEGTEHAERTQAMAARMADGEATWVCDTIAEWMDGSEYGVAELVDRWSRNGFLDRIEQGSHVVLTGGEPLLHQDSLVRFLDLLEAEGYDPFVEVETNASIFPSEAFRSHVDQYNLSPKLSNSGIEESVRYDPDVIGRYVSEFTDSPRGTPNADFKFVVGTSRDWDEIDSDFVDAFDIPKEHIYLMPAGGDQDQLMMTRTDVANLAVEQSVNFSERLQIVIWDEATGV, encoded by the coding sequence ATGACGGATAGCGAATCCCGACGCCTGCCGGTCGCCGAACAGTTCGCGAGCGTTCAGGGGGAGGGTCGATACATGGGAACCCCGTCGATATTCCTGCGGACCGCCGGCTGTAACTTCCTCTGTGGCGGTTCCCGGGCGGCAGCGGACTACGAGGGAACGGAACACGCGGAGCGAACACAGGCTATGGCGGCTCGAATGGCCGACGGTGAAGCCACGTGGGTCTGCGATACCATCGCCGAATGGATGGACGGGTCCGAATACGGGGTAGCGGAACTCGTCGACCGGTGGTCACGGAACGGATTCCTGGACAGGATCGAACAGGGGAGTCACGTCGTTCTCACCGGCGGCGAACCGCTCCTCCACCAGGACAGCCTCGTCCGGTTCCTCGACCTCCTGGAGGCCGAGGGATACGACCCGTTCGTGGAGGTCGAGACGAACGCGTCCATCTTCCCCTCCGAGGCGTTCCGGTCGCACGTCGACCAGTACAACCTGAGCCCCAAACTCAGCAATTCGGGGATCGAGGAGTCGGTCCGATACGATCCGGACGTGATCGGGCGATACGTCTCGGAGTTCACGGACAGCCCACGGGGTACCCCGAACGCGGACTTCAAGTTCGTCGTCGGCACGAGTCGGGACTGGGACGAGATCGACTCCGACTTCGTGGACGCGTTCGACATCCCGAAAGAGCACATCTATCTCATGCCCGCCGGTGGCGACCAGGACCAGCTTATGATGACACGAACGGACGTCGCGAACCTCGCAGTCGAACAGTCAGTCAACTTCTCCGAGCGACTCCAGATCGTGATCTGGGACGAAGCTACGGGGGTATAA
- a CDS encoding 7-cyano-7-deazaguanine synthase, translating into MTQDGSNAKAFVLLSGGIDSAVCLQTALDRHDDVEAIHFDYGQQTEAIERSNAEEQASRAGIPVHISDYRTVFGDFAEGTIEDKSYDSDTTEREGHSVGYVPQRNLHLLTTAAATAEHNTETGREIVLYHGAQQGDGEEYPDCRPEFVQAATEAINRSTDQHEIDIETPIIDHTKADVLRLGEELGVNWELTFSCYNDEDGTPCGDCPACLERKEAFAEVDVADPVLRDR; encoded by the coding sequence ATGACCCAAGACGGATCCAACGCGAAGGCGTTCGTACTCCTCTCGGGTGGTATCGATTCGGCAGTCTGCCTGCAGACCGCGCTCGACCGGCACGACGACGTGGAAGCGATCCACTTCGACTACGGCCAGCAGACGGAGGCCATCGAGCGCTCCAACGCCGAGGAACAGGCGTCCCGTGCGGGGATCCCCGTTCACATCAGCGACTACAGAACGGTCTTCGGGGACTTCGCCGAGGGCACGATCGAAGACAAATCGTACGACAGCGACACGACGGAACGCGAGGGTCACAGCGTCGGGTACGTTCCGCAGCGGAACCTGCATCTCCTCACGACGGCTGCTGCGACCGCCGAACACAACACGGAAACGGGCCGGGAGATCGTTCTCTACCACGGTGCCCAGCAGGGCGACGGCGAGGAGTATCCCGATTGTCGACCCGAGTTCGTTCAGGCTGCCACGGAGGCCATCAACCGATCCACCGATCAGCACGAGATCGACATCGAGACGCCGATAATCGACCACACGAAGGCTGACGTCCTCCGGCTCGGAGAGGAACTGGGCGTAAACTGGGAGCTGACGTTTAGCTGCTACAACGACGAGGACGGGACCCCCTGTGGTGACTGTCCTGCCTGCTTGGAGCGCAAGGAGGCGTTCGCGGAAGTCGACGTGGCGGATCCCGTTCTTCGGGACCGGTAA
- a CDS encoding helix-turn-helix transcriptional regulator, with protein sequence MTVECSGEQMTSEGNDGMAKSTVEYVAFLVRSEHRLHVIDLLAGGPCSREELRERMDATRVTLSRILGDLEDRGLIQRRNSDGEYELSSFGELVHRDFARLLGTVSVGQTYPKLISRLPTDWFDFDPRCLVDGEHVHGKSADPLAAARVVANAIKEGSSCEALVGTFTSLPMYGYEQAIQNGTDSEVRVIFDSSVTETMLEDPSLRTKWQEIESRIGSTVYYSLDERVPCTVDFIDDETVFLTIDREAETGFDIISCSHPDVVAWADRVISEHRNRAVPLNQRTSDAD encoded by the coding sequence ATGACGGTCGAGTGTTCAGGGGAGCAGATGACGAGCGAGGGGAACGATGGGATGGCCAAGAGTACAGTCGAATACGTAGCGTTTCTCGTTCGTTCTGAGCACCGCCTTCACGTGATCGATCTACTGGCCGGCGGTCCCTGCTCCCGCGAAGAGTTGCGCGAGCGAATGGACGCAACTCGAGTAACGCTGAGCCGGATCCTCGGTGACCTCGAAGACCGCGGGCTCATCCAGCGAAGAAATTCCGACGGTGAATACGAACTGTCCAGTTTCGGCGAACTCGTCCATCGGGACTTTGCCCGACTCCTGGGAACGGTATCGGTTGGACAGACCTACCCAAAGCTGATCTCGCGACTACCGACCGACTGGTTCGACTTCGACCCTCGTTGCCTCGTCGACGGCGAGCACGTCCACGGGAAAAGTGCGGATCCGCTCGCGGCTGCCCGCGTCGTCGCGAACGCTATCAAGGAGGGCTCCTCGTGCGAAGCACTCGTCGGGACGTTCACCTCGCTCCCGATGTACGGGTACGAACAGGCCATCCAGAACGGGACCGACTCCGAGGTGCGCGTCATCTTCGATTCGAGCGTTACCGAAACGATGCTAGAAGACCCGTCCCTGCGCACGAAGTGGCAAGAAATCGAGTCCCGAATCGGTTCGACAGTGTATTACAGTTTGGATGAACGGGTCCCCTGTACGGTCGATTTCATCGATGACGAGACCGTGTTCCTCACCATCGACCGGGAGGCGGAGACTGGCTTCGACATCATTTCGTGCTCTCATCCCGACGTGGTAGCGTGGGCCGACCGGGTGATCAGCGAGCACCGTAATCGCGCGGTGCCGCTCAACCAGCGGACGAGCGATGCGGACTGA
- a CDS encoding ABC transporter substrate-binding protein encodes MARRRQVLASSASLIAAGLAGCTGNDSNGADNTNQSANNGPSDSTPYTVQMEPNDPYTFEEVPETYGVGTSPFLDMGMALGIPPNATTGLERAPLKFYDLLDLGFDESQVTKLASDAESGYDKENFYAADADVWLISRTNIGRYVNWDDSDFEDVESLTGPFLGTTLRFAPQSAVQDEPNPYTMYEAFEKVATIFQRQQQFQAWQSLHDDLMGTIEEGLPPEDDRPTVAAIWRGVSPDSGQFRIAPLHRLGNNTKSYYRVGMQDAFEGQYPDGPIGYEELLRADPDYIGAVGALTSSTHEAFVTNVIEPFENNDNGQQLSAVQNGNVIRSGGQYMGPIVDMFSTEAVAKQVYPDEFGEWPGAVGDVPESEQLFDRQRLLEIIDGDL; translated from the coding sequence ATGGCACGTAGACGCCAGGTACTTGCGAGCAGCGCTAGTCTCATCGCCGCCGGCCTCGCCGGCTGCACCGGAAACGACTCCAACGGGGCGGATAACACGAATCAGTCGGCGAACAACGGGCCGTCGGACTCGACGCCGTACACGGTCCAGATGGAACCCAACGACCCCTACACGTTCGAGGAGGTACCCGAGACGTACGGCGTCGGAACCAGTCCCTTCCTGGACATGGGGATGGCGCTTGGGATTCCCCCGAACGCGACTACCGGTCTCGAACGCGCCCCGCTCAAGTTCTACGACCTCCTCGATCTGGGGTTCGACGAGAGTCAGGTCACCAAACTCGCCAGCGATGCCGAATCCGGCTACGACAAGGAGAACTTCTACGCCGCCGACGCCGACGTCTGGCTTATCTCCCGCACCAACATCGGTCGCTACGTCAACTGGGACGACTCCGACTTCGAGGATGTCGAGTCCCTGACGGGACCCTTCCTCGGTACGACCCTCCGGTTCGCTCCCCAGTCCGCCGTCCAGGACGAACCCAACCCGTACACCATGTATGAGGCCTTCGAGAAGGTCGCGACGATCTTCCAGCGCCAACAGCAGTTCCAGGCGTGGCAGTCGCTCCACGACGACCTTATGGGCACCATCGAGGAGGGACTCCCACCCGAGGATGACCGCCCTACCGTCGCCGCCATCTGGCGGGGTGTGAGCCCTGACTCGGGTCAGTTCCGCATCGCGCCGCTGCACCGCCTCGGGAACAACACCAAGTCGTACTACCGCGTCGGCATGCAGGACGCCTTCGAGGGGCAGTATCCGGACGGCCCCATCGGTTACGAGGAACTTCTCCGGGCCGACCCCGATTACATCGGTGCCGTCGGTGCGCTTACCTCTTCGACCCACGAGGCGTTCGTAACAAACGTCATCGAGCCGTTCGAAAACAACGACAACGGTCAGCAGCTCAGCGCCGTCCAGAACGGAAACGTCATCCGGAGCGGCGGCCAGTACATGGGTCCTATCGTCGACATGTTCTCCACGGAAGCCGTCGCGAAGCAGGTCTACCCCGACGAGTTCGGCGAGTGGCCCGGCGCCGTCGGCGATGTCCCGGAGAGCGAGCAGCTCTTCGACCGCCAGCGCCTCCTCGAAATCATCGACGGGGACCTGTAG
- a CDS encoding FecCD family ABC transporter permease — MGELFDRLADRRAAASRWYADSSLAGVVLGSIAVLVGATLLQVSFGAFPLTLAEAWGAVFDPEVVFSPAAWRAFLLGGDIPEWFTPQQHIVWNIRLPRILVGVLVGANLAVSGAIFQIITRNELASPYILGVSDGAGLVVLVVLTAFSELLPFVPVLAALGGGAAFLLVYVIAWKNGTSPVRLVLAGVIVGTVFGSVQRALFFFIDDLSTVMSAQAWLSGTLLNTDWGEVRIALPFTVLALALAFTVTQELDVLALGEETADSLGMPVEKMRFAVAGIAVLSTAAAIAVAGLIGFVGLIVPHMVRNVVGGDSRRLLLGCLFLGPALLVGADVGARLALSPIQLPVGIITGLVGGPYFLYLMRKTENLGEV, encoded by the coding sequence ATGGGGGAACTGTTCGACCGGCTCGCGGACCGCCGAGCGGCGGCCAGCCGTTGGTACGCCGACTCGTCGCTCGCGGGCGTCGTGCTCGGGAGCATCGCGGTGCTGGTCGGTGCGACGCTCCTACAGGTAAGCTTCGGTGCGTTCCCGCTGACGCTCGCCGAAGCCTGGGGTGCGGTCTTCGACCCGGAGGTCGTGTTTAGCCCGGCGGCGTGGCGGGCGTTCCTGCTCGGCGGCGATATCCCCGAGTGGTTCACCCCCCAACAGCACATCGTCTGGAACATCCGGCTGCCGCGCATCCTCGTCGGCGTACTCGTCGGCGCGAACCTCGCCGTCTCCGGGGCCATCTTCCAGATCATCACGCGGAACGAACTCGCCAGCCCGTACATCCTCGGCGTCAGCGACGGTGCCGGTCTCGTCGTGCTGGTCGTCCTGACGGCGTTCTCCGAGTTGCTCCCGTTCGTCCCCGTGCTGGCAGCGCTGGGTGGTGGCGCGGCGTTCCTGCTAGTGTACGTCATCGCGTGGAAGAACGGCACCAGCCCCGTCAGACTCGTGTTGGCGGGCGTCATCGTCGGCACCGTCTTCGGATCGGTGCAGCGCGCGCTGTTCTTCTTCATCGACGACCTCAGTACCGTCATGTCTGCGCAGGCGTGGCTCTCGGGGACGCTGCTGAACACCGACTGGGGCGAGGTCCGTATCGCACTCCCGTTCACCGTCCTGGCGCTCGCGCTCGCGTTCACGGTAACCCAGGAACTGGACGTGCTCGCGCTCGGCGAGGAGACCGCGGATTCCCTCGGCATGCCCGTCGAGAAGATGCGGTTCGCGGTTGCCGGCATCGCCGTGTTGTCGACGGCGGCCGCCATCGCGGTTGCGGGTCTCATCGGCTTCGTCGGCCTCATCGTTCCCCACATGGTACGGAACGTCGTCGGCGGCGACTCGCGGCGGCTCTTGCTCGGGTGTCTGTTTCTCGGGCCGGCGCTGCTGGTCGGCGCGGATGTCGGTGCACGCCTCGCGCTCAGCCCAATCCAACTCCCGGTTGGGATCATCACGGGACTGGTCGGCGGCCCGTACTTCCTCTACCTGATGCGGAAGACCGAGAATCTGGGTGAAGTCTGA
- a CDS encoding ABC transporter ATP-binding protein, with protein MQENEMSREHGTSRESSGDGADESVSKTALDADELVVGYPSADEPVIDGQTLAVPEGEVTALIGPNGSGKSTLLKGLANRLEPDDGRVLVDGRRVDSFDSKELARKLGRLSQQNTAPDTISVEELVERGRYPHRGFFESQTEADEEAVDDAIAMAGVEHLRDREVGTLSGGQTQLVWIAMALAQDTDVLLLDEPTTFLDPRHQLEVMRVVEALRDESDTTVVLVLHDISQAARYADNVVALKDGAIHSSGPPEAVVTDNLLADVFDIDSEVIETEHGPVVVPLDPIGEDPPSGTSASEP; from the coding sequence ATGCAGGAAAACGAGATGTCACGCGAGCACGGAACGAGCCGTGAATCGTCGGGCGACGGTGCGGATGAGTCGGTGTCGAAGACAGCCCTCGATGCGGACGAACTCGTCGTCGGCTACCCAAGCGCCGACGAACCAGTCATCGACGGGCAGACGCTCGCCGTGCCCGAGGGCGAGGTGACGGCGCTCATTGGCCCGAACGGGAGTGGGAAGTCGACGCTGCTGAAGGGGCTTGCGAACCGGCTGGAGCCCGACGACGGCCGCGTACTGGTGGACGGTCGGCGCGTCGATTCGTTCGATTCGAAGGAACTTGCGCGAAAGCTCGGTCGGCTCTCCCAGCAGAACACTGCGCCGGACACCATCAGCGTCGAGGAACTCGTCGAGCGCGGCCGCTACCCGCACCGGGGGTTCTTCGAGTCACAGACGGAGGCTGATGAGGAAGCTGTCGACGACGCCATCGCGATGGCGGGCGTCGAACACCTCCGCGACCGCGAGGTCGGCACGCTCAGCGGCGGGCAGACCCAGCTCGTCTGGATCGCGATGGCACTCGCCCAAGATACCGACGTATTGCTGCTGGACGAGCCGACGACGTTCCTCGACCCGCGACACCAACTGGAGGTGATGCGCGTCGTGGAGGCGCTCCGCGACGAGAGCGACACGACGGTCGTGCTCGTGCTCCACGATATCTCGCAGGCGGCACGCTATGCCGACAACGTTGTTGCGCTCAAAGACGGCGCGATCCACTCCAGCGGTCCGCCTGAAGCGGTTGTCACCGATAACCTCCTCGCAGATGTCTTCGATATCGACTCGGAAGTCATCGAGACCGAACACGGGCCCGTGGTCGTTCCACTAGATCCGATCGGTGAGGACCCTCCGAGCGGGACAAGCGCGTCGGAACCGTAG
- a CDS encoding ATP-binding protein, with protein MEQFVDRDAELDQLRDCYESGTADFVVIYGRRRLGKSELVRQSIADRDEAVYYQAVESTAQNQLEQFVDTATAQFPSLRNVRRDWEALLEALGGEDAVVVVDEFPFLIEEDESLPSRIQRVWDMELQETGMTLVLVGSSISVMEDKVLSGSAPLYGRRTATIDLQPLGATDARQFVPEYDPETAITAWSIYGGTPYYLQTIDPDQPLGANVQGAILSERGLLYSEPEFLLRTELRQPNTYFSILRALAHGRRTPNEIAGMAGVESGSLSTYLQKLRRLRLVERHIPVTESATSSKRGRYRIAAPLFRFWFRFVYGNQDQLRILGDGAYDELVAPELADYVSPLFERLCQRALPTLVDRQFRDVGQWWFREHELDVLGLTDDGLVAGECKFTSRPVSEGVLADLERTTAEVRWSGEPADGETLYVLFSRSGYSDDLEHVAETRDDVLLFELSDLLTADNHRSDRPR; from the coding sequence ATGGAGCAATTCGTTGATCGGGACGCCGAACTCGATCAACTCAGGGACTGTTACGAGTCCGGGACGGCGGACTTCGTCGTGATCTACGGCCGCCGTCGGCTCGGGAAAAGCGAACTCGTCCGTCAGTCCATCGCTGACCGGGACGAAGCCGTGTACTACCAGGCCGTCGAGTCAACTGCCCAGAACCAACTCGAACAGTTCGTGGACACCGCTACGGCCCAGTTTCCCTCGCTGCGCAACGTCCGACGCGACTGGGAGGCACTCCTCGAAGCACTCGGCGGCGAAGACGCTGTGGTCGTCGTCGACGAGTTCCCGTTCCTCATCGAGGAGGACGAGTCACTGCCGTCACGGATCCAGCGCGTCTGGGACATGGAACTGCAGGAGACCGGCATGACGCTCGTCCTCGTGGGTTCCTCGATCAGCGTCATGGAGGACAAGGTTCTCTCCGGAAGCGCACCGCTGTACGGCCGGCGGACTGCGACGATCGATCTCCAGCCACTCGGTGCAACGGACGCACGCCAATTCGTCCCGGAGTACGATCCGGAGACAGCCATCACGGCGTGGTCGATTTACGGCGGCACTCCGTACTACCTGCAGACGATCGACCCCGACCAGCCGCTCGGAGCGAACGTCCAGGGGGCGATCCTCTCCGAGCGCGGTCTCCTGTACTCCGAACCCGAGTTCCTGCTCCGTACCGAACTCCGACAACCGAACACGTACTTCAGCATCCTCCGTGCGCTCGCTCACGGCCGGCGTACCCCAAACGAGATCGCTGGCATGGCCGGGGTGGAGTCCGGATCGCTCAGCACGTATCTCCAGAAGCTCCGCCGGCTCCGACTCGTCGAGCGTCACATCCCCGTGACGGAATCAGCAACCTCGTCGAAGCGCGGCCGATACCGCATCGCCGCACCGCTGTTCCGATTCTGGTTCCGGTTCGTGTACGGCAACCAGGACCAGCTTCGCATACTCGGCGACGGCGCATACGACGAACTCGTAGCACCCGAACTCGCGGACTACGTGAGCCCGCTGTTCGAACGACTCTGCCAACGGGCGTTGCCGACCCTCGTCGATCGGCAGTTCCGGGATGTGGGCCAGTGGTGGTTCAGGGAACACGAACTGGACGTTCTCGGCCTTACTGACGACGGACTCGTCGCTGGGGAGTGTAAGTTCACGTCCCGTCCCGTGAGCGAAGGGGTTCTTGCCGATCTCGAACGCACAACGGCGGAGGTCCGCTGGTCAGGGGAACCGGCAGACGGAGAAACGCTATACGTTCTCTTCAGCCGCTCCGGATATTCCGATGACCTCGAACACGTTGCGGAAACGCGTGACGATGTTCTCCTCTTCGAGTTGTCCGATCTGCTCACCGCCGATAATCACCGGAGCGACCGTCCTCGGTAG
- a CDS encoding HIT family protein: protein MSDCIFCQIGTGEGQVHRIYEDERTLAFLDVAPANPGHTLVIPTAHHETLTEMADSLVASVFQTVRRVADAIESAYDPDGVNIIQSNGAAAGQEVFHAHVHVVPRYADDEVTLHWTPDDSSKPTNQEIAATIRHEL from the coding sequence ATGTCTGACTGCATCTTTTGCCAGATAGGTACTGGCGAGGGGCAGGTACACCGGATTTACGAGGATGAACGGACGCTTGCGTTTCTTGATGTCGCGCCGGCAAATCCCGGCCACACACTGGTGATTCCAACAGCACATCACGAGACGCTGACCGAGATGGCGGATTCGCTTGTGGCCAGTGTCTTCCAAACTGTTCGCCGTGTCGCCGACGCGATTGAATCGGCGTATGACCCGGACGGCGTGAACATCATCCAGTCAAATGGGGCCGCAGCTGGCCAAGAAGTGTTCCACGCACACGTCCATGTTGTCCCACGGTATGCGGACGACGAGGTCACCCTCCACTGGACTCCTGACGACTCCTCGAAGCCCACGAATCAAGAGATCGCTGCTACCATTCGTCACGAACTGTGA
- a CDS encoding DUF952 domain-containing protein — translation MTYIVHVLSRADWETFRDQGEYRPRSIDEEGFVHCSKLGQVGLVADYNHADDDELVLVLLDESRLDAPVRYETDGEDGKSAFPHVYGPLTMDAVIETVPFEQDETGFRLPENLLNNKLTTHNSE, via the coding sequence GTGACCTACATCGTTCACGTCCTCTCACGAGCGGACTGGGAGACGTTCCGGGATCAAGGGGAATACCGCCCTCGATCGATCGATGAAGAGGGGTTCGTTCATTGTTCGAAACTCGGCCAGGTCGGACTCGTCGCCGATTACAACCACGCTGACGACGACGAATTGGTGCTCGTTCTATTGGATGAGTCTCGCCTTGATGCACCGGTTCGATACGAGACAGACGGCGAAGACGGCAAAAGCGCATTTCCGCACGTCTACGGGCCCCTGACTATGGACGCGGTTATCGAAACAGTTCCGTTTGAACAAGATGAAACTGGCTTCCGACTGCCCGAAAACCTACTGAATAACAAACTCACCACCCATAATTCGGAATGA
- a CDS encoding hybrid sensor histidine kinase/response regulator: MSNIDGSMMCLSEDYVVLHVDDDPSITELTSDALEREDERMTVLTETSPRNGLARLEDEDIDCVISDYRMPGMNGIEFLEAVRTKFPELPFILFTGKGTEEVASDAISKGATDYLKKELDTDQYTLLANRVRNAIEAAAMRRQGDRHLKAIETAQEGISILNDVGRFSFVNEAYADLYGYDPEELLGERWDLLYPKAEIQFVRDEVLPAVEAHGSWHGYTTGVKADGSTFTEDHALSKTAEGDLICTVSKADESAEYNKTLRKYETLVQGMDDQVFLLDENLVCTFVNDAAVENSPYSFDDLVGTNPKDLVDNEIVADPQQVERCESLLTQIIDGERETATQKITLSLPEGNRVTSVRMSGVESQAGEVIGAVLVARNVTDRERHRQKLEARTEAIEAAKEGIAILDETGEYRYVNRAHASTYGYDSSDPFIGNTWEICYEAEEATRLEEEVIPIVNETGDWRGEVVGMRQDGSTFPQELSLTHLSDGGLICVVRDITEQKEHEQQLQETNQQLEAVLNTVDAAIFIKDTEHRYKLMNEECRRLLGVASGEELDGQTDHDFFPADVANQLQADDQRVLDTEQSIRVEEEILTPNGTQTNLTIKSPVYDDGGELSGLCAVSTDITERKRQEKKLERKNVRLDNFASVVSHDLRNPLNLAQGRLELVEQECDSVHLDQIGDALERMGRIIDDVLWLAREGKDIGSTVSVDLRESVDAAWQVVANKDAAAELVYHSPEDDHQYLIKADPDRFRQMLENLFRNAIEHGGPDVTVHTTPIVDGFAVADDGPGIPPDERDRIFEAGYSSADRGTGLGLHIVKQVADAHGWNIDVTESSTDGTRFEITGVTRPKH, from the coding sequence ATGTCGAATATAGACGGATCGATGATGTGTCTTTCTGAAGACTACGTGGTCCTCCACGTAGATGATGATCCCTCTATTACCGAACTCACGTCTGATGCGCTCGAACGCGAAGACGAACGAATGACCGTTCTCACGGAGACAAGTCCCCGTAATGGGCTGGCTCGCCTCGAAGACGAGGATATCGATTGTGTTATTAGCGATTACCGGATGCCGGGCATGAATGGGATAGAGTTTCTCGAAGCGGTCCGAACCAAGTTTCCGGAACTACCGTTTATTCTATTCACTGGAAAAGGGACGGAGGAAGTCGCTAGCGATGCTATCTCGAAGGGGGCAACGGACTACCTCAAGAAGGAACTCGACACGGACCAATATACGCTGCTGGCGAACCGGGTGCGAAATGCGATAGAAGCCGCAGCGATGCGTCGGCAGGGGGATCGTCATCTCAAGGCGATCGAAACTGCACAGGAAGGGATTAGCATCCTCAACGATGTAGGGAGGTTTAGCTTCGTCAACGAGGCGTATGCGGATCTCTACGGCTATGACCCGGAAGAACTGCTCGGCGAGCGCTGGGACCTACTGTATCCGAAAGCCGAAATCCAGTTCGTTCGTGACGAAGTTCTCCCCGCGGTCGAAGCACACGGGTCGTGGCACGGGTATACGACGGGGGTCAAAGCTGATGGAAGTACATTCACCGAAGACCACGCCCTCTCGAAAACGGCGGAGGGCGATCTCATCTGTACGGTCAGTAAGGCCGACGAATCCGCGGAGTACAACAAAACGCTTCGAAAGTACGAGACACTCGTTCAGGGCATGGACGATCAGGTCTTCCTGCTGGACGAGAACCTGGTTTGTACGTTCGTCAACGACGCGGCCGTGGAGAATTCGCCGTATTCGTTTGACGACCTCGTCGGAACGAATCCGAAGGATCTGGTCGATAACGAGATAGTCGCGGATCCCCAACAGGTTGAGCGCTGCGAATCCTTACTCACGCAAATCATCGACGGCGAACGCGAGACGGCAACTCAGAAGATCACGTTATCGCTGCCCGAGGGGAACCGAGTCACCAGCGTCCGGATGTCCGGAGTCGAATCACAGGCGGGCGAAGTGATCGGGGCCGTTCTGGTGGCCCGGAACGTAACGGATCGGGAACGGCACCGCCAGAAGTTGGAAGCCCGGACGGAAGCGATCGAAGCGGCGAAAGAGGGGATCGCGATCCTCGACGAGACGGGGGAATATCGCTACGTCAATCGAGCCCACGCGTCCACCTACGGATACGATAGCTCCGACCCCTTCATCGGAAATACGTGGGAGATCTGCTACGAGGCCGAGGAAGCCACGCGACTCGAAGAGGAAGTGATACCGATCGTGAACGAGACCGGGGATTGGCGGGGAGAAGTCGTCGGCATGCGGCAAGACGGGAGTACGTTCCCCCAGGAACTCTCGCTTACCCACCTTAGCGACGGTGGTCTGATATGTGTCGTGAGGGATATCACCGAGCAGAAAGAGCATGAACAGCAACTTCAAGAGACGAATCAGCAGCTCGAAGCCGTACTGAACACGGTCGACGCCGCGATATTCATCAAAGACACGGAGCATCGATACAAGCTCATGAACGAAGAGTGCCGTCGACTGCTGGGGGTGGCTTCCGGCGAAGAACTCGACGGACAGACGGACCACGACTTCTTCCCGGCGGACGTCGCTAATCAATTGCAAGCTGATGACCAGCGCGTGCTCGACACCGAGCAATCGATCAGAGTCGAGGAAGAGATACTGACGCCGAACGGAACGCAGACGAACCTGACGATCAAATCGCCGGTCTACGATGACGGTGGAGAGCTATCAGGCCTGTGTGCTGTCTCGACGGATATCACCGAACGGAAGCGACAGGAGAAGAAGTTAGAGCGCAAAAACGTTCGTCTGGACAACTTCGCCAGTGTGGTGTCCCACGACCTCCGCAACCCCTTGAACCTCGCTCAGGGCCGCCTGGAGCTTGTCGAACAGGAGTGTGACAGTGTCCATCTTGACCAGATCGGGGACGCGCTCGAACGAATGGGACGGATCATCGACGACGTCCTGTGGCTGGCTCGGGAAGGAAAAGACATCGGTAGTACTGTCTCCGTGGATCTTCGGGAGAGCGTCGATGCTGCGTGGCAAGTAGTGGCCAATAAGGATGCTGCAGCCGAACTCGTCTACCACTCCCCTGAAGACGACCACCAGTATCTCATAAAGGCTGATCCGGATCGGTTCCGCCAAATGCTCGAAAACCTCTTTCGGAACGCTATCGAACACGGCGGCCCGGACGTAACGGTCCACACAACGCCCATAGTGGACGGATTCGCAGTTGCAGACGATGGACCCGGGATCCCGCCCGATGAACGCGACCGGATATTCGAAGCCGGGTATTCGTCAGCGGACAGAGGCACCGGATTGGGGCTGCATATCGTGAAACAGGTGGCCGACGCTCACGGTTGGAACATAGACGTGACCGAGAGCTCGACAGACGGAACACGGTTCGAAATCACCGGTGTGACCAGGCCAAAGCACTGA